A stretch of DNA from Ricinus communis isolate WT05 ecotype wild-type chromosome 4, ASM1957865v1, whole genome shotgun sequence:
AACGGTGCTATTCATTGGTATACTGATTCAGGTCCTTCTTTGTGTTTTGATGTTGATCAAGAACAAATCAGAGAAATGCCAATGCCTGCAATGCCAGAAGATTGGTAAGGGTAAGATATTTTGGCGAGTCTAGAGGCCATTTATATCTTGTTGAAATCTATCTATCATTCCTTACGCAATTTAATGTATTTGAGATGGAGAAAGACTACTCAGGCTGGTCTGTTAAAAGTACCGCATTGATCTTGATGGAGTTGCAAGTGCATTTTCTGAAATGACTAGATCCTACATTGAAACATCAGCATTGAATTACTATATTGTTCAAATTCTGTGTATTGTTAGGGGAGAAAGTGATGAAGACTCCTGCTTGGTGCTGCAATTATCTGGCACAATCATACGGTATAATTTGAAAGATAGAAGTTTTAAGAAGCTCTCTGATAATGATCCAGGTAACACTGCAGCGAATTTTACATATCATGGAGCTTATGCGTATATTAAGAGTGTTGCCTGTGTTTGGTGACATAGCTGTATGGCATATTCGGATGACATGTCTTGTTCTTGTGGTTTACTTAGGCTGAAGCTTGAATCTTGTTTGCTATCGTGAGAGGTGATTACAcatgtaataattaaatcGAGCGTATTCCCATgttttatttacatattttataagtGATATGTGTTTTCAGTCTTGTCTCAGAATGATCTTACATTTCCGCAGCTACATAATGTAACGCTGAACTACGCTCAATTGGTTATTGATATCACCATATTAAGCTTATGAAGTTATGAGAAAGATTGTTAAGTCGCATATATGGATGGTGATAATTTGATGGGTTGTGTTGTGGTCCCATCTTGGTGCTCAGAATGCGTCACACGTTGCCGATAAAATTATGTGAATGGGTCCAGTGGCTCAAAGTGGCATAGCTATGGAAGATGATGTGAAAAGCAGAGAGAACAATTGACCAAAagtgatattattataaagcAAAAAGGGCCACTGTGCTGCATCTAGGTGGCGATTGATTTCTTATAGTTGGACTTGGCCAATCCATAACCACCCCCCATCAACCACTTGCCAGCCAATAAAGAACCCAGAATAAAAGAGAACGGACAATGATAGAATATTTAATACTCTGTACAATTTTCCATCTCTGTTTTGATTCAATATACATTTGAAAATTTGAGGTACATGTCTTGGTATCCATTGCCAAAAGCATCACGATAATATATTAACGACCAATTGCCATAACTGCAAACGCACCTCATTGCTAATGCAAGTTTGATAGGGCCGGACAAATTACTAGATAGGACTGGTACATGTGCCATTACTCTCACATGATAGATTGTCCTATTTGTCTGCGAGATTAAAGGTGCATGCTGCGGCCCTATTGAGTATGTTAACATACCTGTTTGGACATTTAGCAGAGAACAAACAATAGTCCAAATGGCTGAAGTATCCTGTTTTCTTCTCAAGCAATGACCCAGTATGTTATTTAGAGGTATCTTTGCTCAGGCAGCTGAAGGGAACATGGGCACTTTTGCCGTGGATAATTGGCTCTTTCTAATTAACTTATATGCCTTCACAAAACAAAGCTGGGAATGGGACCATATAGGATCAACAAATTTTGATACTTTTGGCAATAAAGAAGTCCAAAAATCCGACAATGTCAATCACAATGGCTCAATTCTTGTTGGATGGTTAAAGCGTGCAACTTTCgctttaaaatcaaaatgctGGCTTGGTTGGAAGCTTCTCCATAAACATATACATTCCCACTTTCACGATTCCTGATTAGTAGACAAAACTCTATACCTTTTCTGCTAATTCAGAATAAGCACTTGTGCCCACTCCATATATGATAACGTTGTCATTGTTGTCCCTGCTGCCATCAACAAACACCAAtacaaaaaaatcaaagtgAAGAAATTTAGCCGCGATTAACTGCACAGTGACTTACCACCAAAACCAAGCTCAATTTTCCACAAGCATGGATAAGGTGTCATATGCCAATTTCTTCAAGCTTCAAAAGGACTTGTTTGATGTTCGGTCTAAGAGAAGGCGAAGGAGAACAGCAAGACATAGCAAGCTGAAAATATTTAAGTATGCATTCTTCAGTAACTGGGGTTTCATTATCACTGTGATTGCTAAGGAGTATGTCCGGATGGTATAAATCTGTTATTCTTCGATCAAGAACTGCATTTCTCATGAAAGTCGGCAGATGAAAATCTTCATCAGGAGTTGGATTCTCATTGATTGGTTCCTTACCAGAAATTAGTTCAAGCAAGATTATGCCAAGGCTGTAAATATCAGTACGCTCACTTGCATCTTTCATTTTGATTAGCTCAGGAGCTTTGTATCCCTCAGCTGCAGAAGCTTCAAGCATTTCTTGGCCAGCAGTAGGATTCAAGAGGAGATGCAGGCCAAAGTCTGATATGTATGATTGGTAATTGCGATCCAACAGTATGTTTTTTGACTTGAGATTCCCATGAACTATAGGCCTCTGCAATCCTGTGTGAAGATGATCCAGTCCTTTGGCTATACCAATAGATATTTTATACATGGTGGTCCATTTGTGAGACTCCGCATTTCCATCTGCCAGAAAAGAACAAAGTTGGTCCATAAAGACTTGCTGCAACTTCAAAGAGTACTTCTAGAATAGGAATTTACTTAAAACAGCAAGAAATTTAGTGTGCAAGTTGAAATACTGAACATCATTAACATCAAACATTCGCGAGGTTAAACCAACATTATCATTCTTCTACAAAGAGATATGGGAAGGGAAAATGACAAAAGGTTGGTACCGACAGATTTAAATTAAGCAGTGAGGAAACCAGAAAAGGTTGACTATGTGCCCAATAAGATATCTAAAATAATGCAGGCAAAACAAGATTTTGAGTCTCAATCCAGGCAAGTAATCATCCATGACAGTCACATTCCAACCACTCAACCCCAATAAAAGAATAGATGAAATTAATGAACAAAATTTgaagataaagtaaaaagcTAAAAATGTAAAGCACCTCTTAAATGTTAATGCTCAGAAATCTATAGCTGATCTGACTGTTTAAGATCTACCAACTGAATTCATCGGTTAGATATCATAGTCAAATAGAAATTTTGATGGTGAAAAATCAGCAAAAAATCTGAAAGAtgaaaatcaatatttttcaGAATTCAAATTGAGCAAACTACCGATTAATCCATGTATGTTCTAAACGAAAACTAGAAATAAACGCAGTGGAAAATgcatgaaattaaattagaaaataaataaaatcacattAATCTCAAAACTAAtcggaaaaagaaaaatcaacaaaacagagaaagaacaaagaagtttctttccaaaaagaaaaagagaaaaagccatgttttcatttttctcctcAAGTGAACTTAGTAAAGTAGTTAACTTTATGCTCTtaacattttgaaaattatacgGAAAACATACACAGGAAAGGCTTCCTCAAACTTTCTCAGCAGGCAAACAAACAGGAAACCAAAATAATCATAAACTCAACGACTTACCTTTAATGAACTGAGCCAGATTGCCACGCCCAAGAAACGGATGAATAAGAAGCTTTTCACCTCTTGGCCCAGCATAAAACCCCAACAGAGGCACCAAATTAGGATGTCTAACGTAGCCTAGCAACTGTATCACCTCATCAAAATCTTTAAACCTAGCAATACAAATTGGCCTCAAGAATCTAAGCAACCTGACAGAGTTACTCCTGTGCAACAAAGCCCTGTACAAGGTACCATAGTTGGATTTCCCTATCACCTCTCCTGGAGCATCAAGAATGTCATCTATAGTTAGGTCTTGCCCTCCTTGAAATGTCACCAAGTCCTCTGTTTCTGTCTCATCATCTCCATGCTTCAGCTCAGGGCTTTCTACGTCATTTTGGCTTTTTCTGAAGTAACGAAAGATGACAAGTATAAGACTGATCAAAACAATTGCTGAAGTTAATCCAAGAATCAGTTTTAGCATATGGGGGTTGTTCATTTCTTGTGAGTTATGATTCTTTTTTAGGTTAGACTAGTgagaaaatacaaaatacTGAAGACTGGCTTAAAAAGtgtaaaaagaaagacaaagaACTAAGAATTAAGATCTGGGTACAGTaagacagagagagagagagagagaaagtgttGGGTTTAGTGAAAGCTTAGTTTAAAGATTTGTATGGAAAAGTGTGAGGGAGGGAGGACAAGCAGATGGAGATAGAATTGAACTTTGTAGGGATTGTGAGACCgaagatttaaataaaagggTAAATAATAAAGGTTATACAGTAGAATGAAAATGGGCTTTGGATCAAGGGAGATAGATCATTAACAGTGCTTTGAGGTTGATGGATTTTGCAGAatgagaagagaaagaagagaaggaaTGATGCAATGTAGTAAGACAGATCTAGGCATGTGATGTTCTATTTAGTTTTGACTGTTATATTTGGGTTGCAGGTGTGAAAGTTCTGCCATGCCATTAGATTTATTGcaggtattttttttttttttgacaatgACAGGGATTGCCAATTCCATgtacaaaatttttatatctttaggCATTATTCAACTACTTGTATATCTGCTTGATGTGAaccatattttttatactttattcTTGATTTGTATATgtagtattaaaattaattatctaaagTCACTAAATTGAAGTGATTATCACCAAGTCAAAGTGGGCTATATCCCCTTGTTGGGGTTGGAATTAGAATGAAATGGTAATGAGAACCTGTCTGCCTCTTCTGATAATTGTTCCTTTCCTAATCTTGCTGCATATTCTCAATCTGATATTCTTTGATTAacgttttattaatttaactttcaATTGCAAAGGATTATTAacagaataaaagaaaagccaaTCTCTGTTGTGCATCAAAGAAATGATTCCTGGGATGATTAGTATACCACATGGGGGCCATCTGAGAGAATGTCTTCTACACTTGAAATCATTATTctctgagaaaaaaaaaggaagaaaaactGACATTACCATTTAAAGACTTGTACTAAAATAATCAATCTAtgtgaaaattaaaacttcaaTCTAGAATATTTAAGAGATAATTTCTCAACACAATCAAATCCAAATtctaaactttattttctctttaatcACTTTAAACTCAGTTCAAACAGAGACAATCAAGAGAATGCTTGGTCTACATGGCCtgtttttcattttccatCCAAAATCTAAAGTTTAAGACATAAGATCTGTGCACACGTTTGAAAGTAGGAATGCAGCAATGACATGTGCTGGGACATTAATAACCCTTGTGACAATCGTCTGATCTGAGATAAACGTTGGAAGAAGGGAAGAGGGACTGAGGTCGGGTGGTTGAGACTTGAGACTTGAGAGACTCAAGACAGGAATGTAAATTAACGGCGGAGATTGATGAGATATTAGTTATGTAGACCCCATATTACTCAAAGCACTCATCTTTCCCAACCGTGAGGGACCCTTGCCACCATGTCAGATGTCAATACCCCAAAAATCAACTACAAATATGTCCcaccttattttactttcttttccttctccaatctttccttttaatttttcttttttgaccAGCCTATCtatctttccttcttttttttcaaaaatggattttattagattctaaatttagaaaaaaaatatcccaaacttaataaaaccacattttataatttttttttattcattaaaagtTATGAACTGCATAGCAGCAATAGCTCATTGTTTTATACTGATAAGCTCTTatcaatatgaatatataataaacttaacgatgtaaatttaaaatca
This window harbors:
- the LOC8289644 gene encoding putative kinase-like protein TMKL1; the protein is MNNPHMLKLILGLTSAIVLISLILVIFRYFRKSQNDVESPELKHGDDETETEDLVTFQGGQDLTIDDILDAPGEVIGKSNYGTLYRALLHRSNSVRLLRFLRPICIARFKDFDEVIQLLGYVRHPNLVPLLGFYAGPRGEKLLIHPFLGRGNLAQFIKDGNAESHKWTTMYKISIGIAKGLDHLHTGLQRPIVHGNLKSKNILLDRNYQSYISDFGLHLLLNPTAGQEMLEASAAEGYKAPELIKMKDASERTDIYSLGIILLELISGKEPINENPTPDEDFHLPTFMRNAVLDRRITDLYHPDILLSNHSDNETPVTEECILKYFQLAMSCCSPSPSLRPNIKQVLLKLEEIGI